The following are from one region of the Pseudomonas putida genome:
- a CDS encoding DUF2589 domain-containing protein: protein MDSSPAPMTSIDLREITRGLQEAASATNSLIAQQYIKLFDQFFECDSEALGAPMKAKMVEVAMDGQHIMRVPLFALVSPKGLALERMQVDLSVRVKGTEARQALLTADENKAASFKVTIGGQGRQGDSRDPDEVQIRMQFQASEPPEALNRLIEEYTSLIVPVRTPGSPPSPDTNEFIEAATVR, encoded by the coding sequence ATGGACAGTTCCCCCGCCCCCATGACCTCCATCGACCTGCGCGAAATCACCCGCGGCCTGCAGGAAGCCGCCAGCGCTACCAACAGCCTGATAGCGCAGCAGTACATCAAACTGTTCGATCAGTTCTTCGAATGCGACAGCGAGGCGTTGGGAGCGCCGATGAAAGCCAAAATGGTCGAGGTGGCGATGGACGGCCAGCACATCATGCGTGTGCCGCTGTTCGCACTGGTGTCACCCAAGGGCCTGGCCCTGGAGCGCATGCAGGTCGACCTGTCGGTGCGGGTCAAAGGCACCGAAGCGCGACAGGCACTGCTGACTGCGGATGAAAACAAGGCCGCAAGCTTCAAGGTCACCATCGGCGGCCAAGGCCGTCAGGGCGACAGCCGTGACCCCGACGAAGTACAGATCCGCATGCAGTTCCAGGCCAGCGAACCACCAGAAGCGCTCAACCGGCTGATCGAGGAATACACCAGCCTGATCGTCCCGGTACGGACCCCCGGCTCGCCACCCTCACCCGATACCAATGAGTTCATCGAGGCGGCCACCGTTCGTTGA
- the tssG gene encoding type VI secretion system baseplate subunit TssG — MDAESDKRKVRKIADILLNDAHQYSYFQLLELMYQIHGDDLEQRPLSHETRRRLRLEVSPKLSFPVADVLSADRLKDDRYRIQVTFLGLHGTDSPLPSYYLDQVAYENAQGIGVRPAYFNFFNHRMHTLLHQGWRKYRYYRRFQPGATDGFSRYVFAMIGLDDAALRGATPLPWSRLLSFVGMIASRSRSPGMVAGMIAHCFDLQDVTIREFEKRVVRIPQSQRNGLGLRNCTLNDNFLVGGSTESRSSKFTIVIAGLDQQQFREFLPSGENYHRLARLVEFLLRDVGAYDLELRMRAEEAPPFSLRAEHGTHLGWTSFIADHKDSTPPPVRIMVRA, encoded by the coding sequence ATGGACGCTGAATCTGACAAACGAAAAGTCCGTAAAATAGCGGATATCCTGTTAAACGACGCCCACCAGTATTCGTACTTCCAGCTCTTGGAGCTAATGTATCAAATCCACGGGGATGATCTTGAGCAACGCCCACTGTCTCACGAGACACGACGACGGCTGCGACTGGAGGTTTCGCCGAAACTGTCCTTCCCCGTCGCAGATGTGCTGAGTGCCGACCGTCTGAAGGATGATCGCTACCGCATCCAAGTCACCTTCCTGGGCCTGCATGGCACCGACTCGCCGCTGCCCAGCTATTACCTTGACCAAGTGGCCTATGAGAATGCGCAGGGCATCGGTGTACGCCCGGCCTACTTCAACTTCTTCAATCATCGCATGCATACCCTGTTGCATCAGGGCTGGCGCAAGTATCGCTATTACCGGCGCTTCCAACCGGGTGCCACGGACGGATTCTCCCGCTACGTATTTGCCATGATCGGTCTGGATGACGCGGCGTTGCGCGGGGCGACTCCCCTGCCCTGGAGCCGGTTGCTGAGCTTCGTGGGAATGATCGCCAGCCGCAGCCGATCACCGGGCATGGTGGCTGGCATGATCGCGCACTGCTTCGACCTTCAGGACGTGACGATCCGCGAGTTCGAGAAACGCGTCGTGCGGATACCGCAGTCTCAGCGCAATGGCTTGGGTTTGCGCAATTGCACGCTCAACGACAACTTCCTGGTGGGCGGCAGCACCGAGTCACGCAGCAGCAAGTTCACTATCGTGATCGCAGGGCTGGACCAACAGCAGTTTCGCGAATTCCTGCCCAGCGGTGAAAACTACCACCGCCTGGCCCGGCTGGTGGAGTTTCTGCTTCGCGATGTCGGGGCGTACGACCTGGAATTGCGCATGCGTGCCGAAGAGGCGCCGCCTTTCAGCCTCCGGGCCGAGCATGGCACTCACCTGGGTTGGA